Proteins found in one Poecilia reticulata strain Guanapo linkage group LG15, Guppy_female_1.0+MT, whole genome shotgun sequence genomic segment:
- the cyp1b1 gene encoding cytochrome P450 1B1 — MEASLPSVNRFPPGAPLAACLALLLSVCLWLRRRGAAPGLPGPFAWPVIGNAAQLGNTPHLYCTRMARKYGNVFQMQLGSRTVVVLNGDAIRPALIKQGLDFAGRPDFTSFRFISDGQSMAFGTVSDSWKTHRKLAQSTVRTFSTGNPQTKRTFEQHVLAEFRELLRRFVEKTRAERYFQPGTDLVVSTANVMSAICFGRRYTYEDAEFREVVGRNDKFTKTVGAGSIVDVMPWLQYFPNPIKTIFEDFKNLNRDFGVFIRDKVMEHRKSIESSAIRDMTDAFIVALDQITETAGLSSGKDYVTPTMGDIFGASQDTLSTALQWIVLILVKYPEIQTRLQLEVDRVVGRSRLPSIEDQAELPYVMAFLYEVMRFTSFVPLTIPHSTVTDTSIMGYAIPKNTVIFINQWSINHDPATWSNPGTFDPERFLDPQGALNKDLTANVLIFSLGRRRCIGEQLSKMQLFLFTALLAHQCRIATDPAKTLTLDYKYGLTLKPHDYAIAVSLREDMTLLDAGATQANEQSAELQAKD, encoded by the exons ATGGAAGCGTCTCTGCCCTCAGTTAACCGTTTCCCTCCCGGCGCCCCGCTGGCGGCCTGCCTGGCTCTGCTGCTGTCCGTGTGTCTGTGGCTCCGGCGCCGCGGGGCCGCTCCGGGCCTGCCGGGGCCCTTCGCCTGGCCCGTTATCGGGAACGCCGCGCAGCTCGGCAACACGCCGCACCTGTACTGCACCCGCATGGCGAGGAAGTACGGCAACGTGTTCCAGATGCAGCTGGGCAGCCGAACCGTGGTGGTGCTGAACGGCGACGCCATCCGACCGGCGCTCATCAAGCAGGGTCTGGACTTCGCCGGGAGGCCGGACTTCACCTCCTTCCGGTTCATCTCCGACGGTCAGAGCATGGCGTTCGGCACCGTCTCGGACTCGTGGAAGACGCACCGCAAACTGGCGCAGTCCACCGTCCGCACTTTCTCCACCGGGAACCCGCAGACCAAGCGGACCTTCGAGCAGCACGTCCTGGCCGAGTTCAGGGAGCTTCTGCGGAGGTTCGTGGAGAAGACGCGGGCGGAGCGGTACTTCCAGCCCGGCACCGACCTGGTGGTGTCCACGGCCAACGTGATGAGCGCCATCTGCTTCGGGAGGAGGTACACCTACGAGGATGCGGAGTTCCGGGAGGTGGTGGGCAGGAACGACAAGTTCACCAAGACCGTGGGAGCGGGGAGCATCGTGGACGTGATGCCGTGGCTCCAGTACTTCCCCAACCCAATCAAAACCATCTTCGAGGACTTCAAGAACCTCAACCGGGACTTTGGGGTTTTCATCCGGGATAAAGTCATGGAGCACAGGAAGTCCATCGAGTCGAGCGCCATCAGGGACATGACGGACGCCTTCATCGTGGCTCTGGACCAAATCACGGAGACCGCGGGTCTCTCCTCCGGGAAGGACTACGTGACCCCCACCATGGGGGACATCTTTGGAGCCAGCCAGGACACGCTGTCCACGGCTTTACAGTGGATCGTCCTCATACTGGTCAA GTATCCTGAGATCCAAACGCGTCTTCAGCTGGAGGTGGACAGAGTCGTGGGCCGGAGTCGCCTGCCGTCCATCGAGGACCAGGCCGAGCTGCCGTACGTCATGGCCTTCCTCTACGAGGTGATGCGCTTCACCAGCTTCGTCCCGCTCACCATCCCCCACTCGACCGTCACAGACACCTCCATCATGGGCTACGCCATTCCAAAGAACACCGTCATCTTCATAAACCAGTGGTCCATCAACCACGACCCGGCCACGTGGTCCAACCCGGGGACCTTCGACCCCGAGCGCTTCCTGGACCCCCAGGGGGCGCTGAACAAAGACCTGACCGCCAACGTGCTCATCTTCTCGTTGGGTCGCCGGCGGTGCATCGGCGAGCAGCTCTCCAAGATGCAGCTGTTCCTGTTCACGGCGCTGCTGGCGCACCAGTGCCGCATCGCCACCGACCCGGCGAAGACGCTAACCCTGGACTACAAGTATGGCCTGACGCTGAAACCGCACGACTACGCCATCGCCGTGTCTCTGCGGGAAGACATGACTCTGCTGGACGCTGGTGCCACTCAGGCAAACGAACAATCAGCAGAATTACAGGCAAAAGATTAA